The Erigeron canadensis isolate Cc75 chromosome 1, C_canadensis_v1, whole genome shotgun sequence genome segment tatatctttttaatatgTGTGATTAATTGGGGGGCTTATTACAATACGTAGTTATAAGTAAGGGTGAGCATGGATCGATTTGAGTCGGGTTTTCCCTAAAAcctaaacccaaacccaaaccgATCCGTTTGCTTTTTAGGAAACCAAAACCGTTGGATTcggttttggttcggttcgatTTGTCAgcttttcggttcggtttggatcTGTTTCGTTTTTATAcgctttttgtttattatgttataaatttaactttcaattcttaaggaaaaaatattatatcaaaactataatataCGAGCAatggttttaattaactaattatactttttatgtgttaaaattgatataatttttttataaaatgaattgaCGTTGTACTACgttttcatcaaaaacaaagaatttgttaatttgtatactaaaaaggcaaaataattttaaaatatattaacatatttactaaCTATaggtaataaatataaatgtaatatgatatatttataaaataaactaaaatgtaTTTGGTTTGGTTCGGTTCAGTTTTTGATCGGGTTTTttgcatatgaaaccgaaacccgaaccgatccgttccattttagaaaacaaaaaccaaaccgaccggtttcgttcggttttcggttttggtGGTTCGGTTTTCTCGGGTTTTTTCAGTTTTCctgttcggtttttgctcactcCTAGCTATAAGTGGAATCTTCTTATATgctaaaagacaattgtttaAATGAATTATCGACCAAGCAGagttattgattttttaaaattaatttttgttttcaattttgacttttactattataaaaaatatgggcccacaaaaactttaatttaaattaCTGAAATAATACTTGTGGTTTTATCGAAAATACTGCATACCTGTAAGATACACCAATGgtacctatttttttttatagattcaCATTCAGACCATACCTTGCACTGACGGTCGTTAGTTTTCTTAAAGTAAGCCTACTCGTGAGGTATGAAAGACGTTATACACCATCCGTGTAATTTATGCTTATTATCTATCAAGGAAttcgttttttttataagaaatttattaatactaatattttataataaactattatcattttatgaataatgttttattttttaaaaactatatattgttattttacaaattttattattattttctaaagattttatgtataaaaacttttaaaaaatatgtataaaaattctAAGAGAtttatactaaaaaatattagtatttatttatttattattgtcaATGAGTTAATGATTTATTGGTAATGTATTTGACCTTAAAATATCCACCAAAGTCGAGTTTCAtttctttacattttattattattcttatcatTATTTTTGATGACTTAAAATTGAGTTACTTTTTCCAATGTATTAAAATACTACTACTTGAAGTATTTTATAGTCTTTATTAAACTTCGAATGcgatttttatagaaaatagtaataatactagattttagacccgtgtccaacactggacacgggatttaagatattaaaaatattagatcttcatacatttaagtcataaaagcttataatttttaaaaaaaacacgattttaagtgttatattttgcaagttgtagtacaataatcataggttcttcactgtcattattagcctagacatattgatggaattgtttgtcgtagtcattccacaaggcacatactatatataattatttctctattataatatattttgaaacatatgtactcataatgtgatattattaggaaaaataattaagaattaaaatataaacatatttgtgatcccgaacttgacattcaagtatatgtatttaatcatgatgcgcgttcataacaaacatatgtttattttcaatcacttgttctatgataaatttgataacaattgggactcttctaatatttgttaataagtcattaggttttcaaataattttttttagaaaatatttcataggttaaattttttttatttaattaaatgattgtaaattttaaaaaattttctcaagttgatagctaaaaataaatataaattaagattaagatatcaATTATTACtaattttacaaaatatttaattatgtttttattggtagataatgtTCGCATAATTTAAAATCTATTGTTAAGATTAGAGAGTGTTAGTTTAAacttaagttttatatatgctGAAATTTATTTACGGTCAGTAACTTTGTTAGGGAAAGGATTTTGGTCTTTTATCAATTCATTCATAatacaaaagataaaaaaaaattatggaaaaagtaaataagtaaTGTATTAGATATACGCAAAGAGTGAAATCTAATCGgttcttttaataataaaattaaaagtacgagtattaattaattattaaatttgttcaaacaaacaaagttattaTCCAGTTTAAAAACTCAAATATATAAAGGAATGAAAAGATTATTCATGGCAGATTTTGGGAAATAGATCTGATCACAAGTCAAgtatcaaaaataaaagaagttaTTATCCAGTAATTGTATACCTACCTGTGTTGTTGGTATTTATCAGTGGCAGATTTCCACCGATCTCGTTGTCGGACAGATCCAATTCTTGAAGATGAGAGGAGATGTTGTGAAACCACTCTGGTATTGTATCTCTTATTCTCGAATTTGAAAGATCTAATATTAGTAgatgtgtttgtgtttgaagCCAGTTTGGGAATTGGGGTCCCATGTTCCAGCTGGAGCTTAAATCCAAATACTCCAATTGGAAGGGAGGAATCCAATGACGGCTCATATTCAACGTTATCAATGAATTACCAGACAGCGCCAACTTAGTTAGATTGTAGAGTTTGGCGAAGTGAATTTCAGAAACAACCCCACTCAATTGATTCCATGAAAGATCAAGGTATCGGAGGTTAGAAAGCTGACCAAGACTATTGGGAATGCTCCCATTCAATTGATTGCGAGGAAGAACAAGGGAATAGAGGTTTGAAAGCTGACCAATACTAGTGGGAATGCTCCCACTCAATTTATTATTGCCAAGATAGAGTTCTTGTAGGCTGGTGAGTAGTCCAATGCTTTCAGGTATGCTCCCATTCAATTCAGTAAACTCAAGATATAGATATCTTAGAGATGATAGGCCACCAAGTGAGGGAGGTATCCGACCAGACAATTGATTGAATGAAAGGTCGATGGTAGAAAGAGAGCTCAAGTTTCCAATAGAATCTGGTATTCCCCCATGGAAGCTGTTTTCACTAAGGTGTAGATCCTTGAGGCGAGTTAGGTTGGATAACCAGACAGGAATGGTGGAGTTAAGGTCATTGAGAGAGAGATCAAGTGAATTAAGAGAAGtgaaattgatgacttttataGAGGCGATATTGATATCACACGAGCGCAAGTTGAGTGTAAGCAAAGAAGGTAACATGTTAACTGGATGCAACCAATCAATATGGTTACCGATTGTTATCCATGACAAATCCAAGTGCTTTAACGATGACAATAAAGACACCCACAGCATATCATTATTCAACATCAAATCGAAATTATTACTAAGATCAAGACTTTGTAACCTTGAGAGATTTCCTAGATGAGGAGGGACCGCACCACTAAATCCTGAGTCTGATAGGTCAAGGTATTCCAAATACTTGAATGACCCAAAGAATCCAGGAATATTTTGTCCAAAGACATAGTTCATGCTCAGGTCCAAGTAACGCAAATGCGTCAAGTTGAGTAAGAAAGGACTTACCTTACCTCCATGCCAGAAAGACGATGTAGATCGAAGATCAAGTTCGACAACATGACCAGTTCTCCTGTCACACCCAACTCCCCACCATTCACAACATTCTAGTCCTGTCCATGTGGACAGCTGATTTGATTCGTCCAAGAGGCCTTGTCTGATTACACTCAGTGATTGCCGCTCTCTTTGGATACATGTAACGTTTGAGGAAGCGGTGATCATGGTGTTGCTGCTGCTTGCGCCATACGTTTGAACAAACaggaataataatataaaactgAAATGAAAAGTGGTTTCCATTTTTGTGTAGTTAAGGTAGAATGTAAGTTGTATAATTCAGAAGGAGGGGGAATGGGGCACATATATAACACAGCATGTCTTAAAATCTGTTATGAACGTATAGTTAGGTTGATATCGACTTGAGTCCCCAAGTCATTTTTAGTAGACTTGGAGTCAGTCAAGGATCACACAAAGTCTTTCAAGAGATAGTGGCCACATACAGAGATAGATTGTGGGTCACTAACGTGTTACTCCTATCATTGTCAGCCAATGCTTGTTGGTAAATCGCACAATTGTCATGGTCAAGAATTTAACAGTTGACTTGGGAGTTATGAATGGTTCAAAGTCTTTCAAGAGCTGGTGGCCACATACATAGCAACTTGGTTGGGTGATAATAACATGTTAATGTCAGTCAACGGTTGTTGACTGTAGTTTTAAACACAAACGTTCTATCAACAGCAAATATTGTGATCTCTCTTAATTTCACTTAAAGTAGGATGTGTCTTCTTAGGTAATTTTTTGCTAGCTCACTTCTCAATTGAATTCTAAGTATTGGGTTAGTGGTGGAATTTTTTTCTACTGGTTTTCTTTGCCGTCGTGTCCTCTCTCAAGCTATCTGTCATTTGGCGTCTTAGTCGTTATATTTTTGGGAGTTATAAGAATGATGACTGATGTTATTGAGTTGCAGGTCTAAGTCTTGGTGTCTTAAATCAAGTTAACATATTTCATTCTTTGTGCAGCTGCGTTTAGTTTTGATGATTATTTTTCACGAGAAGTACAATTTGATCTATTCTAACTTTGCTAATGATTATTTACTTAATGGTCATGTTATGTAGCATGCATTCAAGCGCGTCAGCATCAGGTTTGTTTATCTAGGCAGTAACATTGTTGTATTTCGATAAATATTATTCTTCACAATGACGCTTCTAAATAGGAGGTGAGATTATATGCTACATAAAATGCTAATGCGCATCTAAATAAGGAGGTGGGATGGTCTGATTGGGTTAGTGTCTTAGGATTTTGAGTCTGTCCATGGGAAGTTTGTAGTTCTGATGAATAATATATAGGAAACTATAGTGTTATTTTGGTGCAGATCGGAAATTAGTTGCTTTTTTATATTTGAGTATTCTTTGAAAGTGTGCATTGGGAAGGTGGAAGTCAATATCCTTTTATTCACCaaagtctttttattttttggccTGTTTGAGTATTTGCTTGTTAAATGGGAGTCTAGTTGGGAGTTGTGATAGGAGAAAAAcgaattctggtatattgatgAGCTGCTACCATTATGTCTTAAatgaattctggtatattgatgAGCTGCTACCTTTATGTAGTTATATAGACACCGGTCATCTCAATTatcaaaaacaaacacaaacattATCATGTTAACAAAAATTTCAACCTTTTTCAACCATTAGATACCTTCATCACAACTAGAAGCCCAAGTTCTATTTTCAACTTTTACCATCTTCAAATCTGGTTTTGGTGGGTTTGAAAGTGCACAATCTATACTTGTAGCTGTGTCAGTTTTGACTGCAATTATAGTTGTTCATAAAAGTGTAATTGCTATTGGTGTATAAACGCTATTGTTCATAAAAGTGTAGCTGCTTCACTTCAAGGAATTCATGCAAGTATAATTGCTATTGGTTTTAGGCCTCttttaatgctaataatgtTGAGTATCCTTTAAGAGCATTTCCTTTAGGTGGTTTTGTTGGTTTTCCTGATAATAATTCTGATATTTGATTTCCCAATTGATGTTGATATTGGGCCTATTTTGGataaaatatttgataattCAGTAGGTGTGATTTCCACTACAGTTTTTGcatttgttattaatttattatctttgctcaaattgtattttttggATTGCATGTACAAGAAGCTTTCCCTGGTGTGATTGTACCTTAGGTTCGACCCTTTTTGGTTGCTTCCCGAGACGCAGTGCTAGCAGGTGATGTTATTCTTTTGGTTAATGACGTTGAGTTGCCTAACAGGCAGCTCTCGAATTCAATTTCACATATTGTTGATGTCATTAAGAAAAATCCAAAATCGATAGTGTTGTTAAAGGTAGATAGAGGTGGGAaagattttttagttaaagttaCCCTGGAAATCATGATATTCTAGATTTGGTATGTTTAGTTTCACATTATGGTGACCAGTACCTATGGTAGTGGTGATTCCTTGTCATTATATTGCAACTTGTTGGTCTTCATGACAGGCTTATATCATGTGTATAGAACCAGATGGTAAGATCGTGCTTGTTGATACATTGgattatatcaaaaaaaaaaaaaatttatttttatttttattttttttggaaaggttGGATTATATCATCTGATGCATCTTTATTAAGGTTTATATTCTCTTCACATTGCTTACTACAACATTTGTATTCAAACACCATTGTTTTCATTTGGTTGTTCTATATCTGATTTACATGCTTGAAACTGATCATTTTAATAGTCTGAACATAAAATGCAGGTCAATCATAACTGAAGTCATGGAAATTTTATGAGTTGAAAAACGTTTTTGATCAAAGCTTAAGATTTGATGAGATCATGGCTAGTTAATATTAGGAAGTACTGTAAGACTTGAATGATGAGAATGACCACTTATAGATATAAGGAAAAATTGTGGCACTTACGGCATTCAGAAACTTGCTTTCTTGACTTATAGTGATTATTATGGGACAATTCAGGTACGGTGATAGCATATTCCTTGTGCTGTTTGTGGATTGCTCTAAATAGCCTTGGTGCAAAGGTAACATCGAAACAGTATGTTATATGGATTATCTTTAAGTGCTGATTTGTGCTTCACTTGACTAAATTGTATGAGTCATATGCTAGACTGCTGAAAACTCATGTAAACAACTCAAGAAGCTAGTGACTCGTTGGAATAATGTGAAGACTCGGGTAAATATACGTGTGAACTCCTAAAAGAGTCCAACCCTACATGCTGCAACATGAATATACGTGTTATAATGTTTATGCCCAGTAATGACAAACTTTTTTATTGGACAGAAAACTGATGAGGCGAGGAAAAAGATCCATTCCAGGTCAAATGAGCCGTGGCAACTGGAACCAATtccttttgtatttttctgCATGAAGAGGTAGCAATACTTCgtgtttttgtttcatattCATCTTCACCACCGTGCACTCTAATTTGATAGCATTACATGTATATGCGTTTCAAGTATATACTTCTCTTAACTAGCTAACACACACTTCATATTGCAGAAAGGAAAGAAAGGTGTCGTTTTATTATCATGTGATATACCATACTGGATAAGTCGTACGCGTAAAGATGGAAGCATTGTGAATGGACTAGTTGCGGAAGTTATGGTATGTATTTCTGTTATTCTCTATCAAAATGGCTGGGTTGGGTCAGTCTGGGTAATGGGTCTTAAAGGTTTCACCTCAAAACAGGGCACATATCAGATGGGCatggtttataaaaaaaaactcgttTAATGCACTGACTTTCTTGTGTTTATGattgtttttctaattaaataCTGATACCTTTTAATCATCACATGATTTCAGGTTGTTAATGATTCATGTATGCTCTCTCTATCTGTCGctttctctctctccctctatCTCACTTCAAAGAATGTAGCTAGATTGCTGTAATGTAGTTAGGCTAATGTGGCTtttatattctatttttataGCAATAGATAGATTTGGGTTAATGGGTTGTATTTTACTGATAACAGGTCCAAATGGTCAAATGGGTCTCTAAAATGCGCATTTAGATGCTTAAAActtttgtatatgttttatttttaataagatGACTGAAACGGAAACAGGCCTAACGGGTCAAAGTAAAGTACGGGTTAAAACTTTAGTATATGTTGTATGCTTTCCACATGAACCACACCCTCTTAGTGTGATAGTTTTGTTTAACAGAATGTTAAATGCTTTCACATGAACCATGCCCAGATGCCCTCATAGGTAAACTACATGTATTGATCAGTGATGAGGTCTAATATTTGGTCGATTGATATGTGGAATGAAGTCCAGGAAAccaataataaaatcaaatcaaagttGAATTTTTGAAATTCACTTTTAGTTTGGTTTTGGACCTAGTCAATGTTGTAATATGGTTTATCGATTGATTTATGTTGATTTTCAAACCaaatcaaaaaccgaattatatattACTGGAACAATAGAAGCCATTAGGATAGGTAGCAGAAATTGGTACCCAGATTATGTCATACTCATACACAATTATGACTCATACACAATTATACTTGACAATGTGCGAACCTAATTAGTTGAACTCAACAATGTTCATCCGCACTTCAAAGTCAAGAGTATGCATGTGCAAAACTTCAAAATCTAATGTCGCCACTTTAGGTCATAGGgaatttgagaaagaaaacaaagaaatttCCAAATTTGGTAAAAAGAAGATTTTCAAATCTTCAAAAGCCTATtctttttaaaagcttttaatTTGAAAACCGTTTTTCAAACACACATATTGTTGGTCCAGTAACTTGCACAAGTCTATCTTAATTTAAAGCAACAAAgtaattaagtaaataaaaaaaaaaacacaaagtaCAAAGAAGTTGAATGTTCACTTTATTAATGACGACCGAGTTACATCTCTTAGTTAAACTAGTCACATGCCCGCACGATATAACGGTATAGTGGTGGAGACGACGGGTGGAGGTGGTGGCGGagacaggtggtggtggtggggtggGCGGTGGCGCTAATgcgtgattattaatgtaaaagtaattgatataaaagtagcATGGTTGGATCATTAGTAAGCATCCTGGCCTGTGGAGACAggggtcatgggttcgatcctcatccaaTGCAAGGTTGAAGGGTCTTTTCTACTATTTAGGTAGAATATGAAAGCATCCTCTCTACTTAAGTGGAGGTAAGGTTTACGTACAACTGTTAGTTAAACTAGTCACATGCCAACAATATAGTGGTGGAGACGACGGGTGGAGATGGTTGCAgtgacaggtggtggtggtggtggtggggtgaGTGGTGGCGCTAATgcgtggttattaatataaaagtaattgatataaaagtagcatggttggatcagtttAAACATCTTGGTTGGATCAGTTTAAACATCTTGGCCtgtggagacagaggtcatgggtgcGATGCTCATCCCATgcaaggttggagggcctttctACTATTTAGGCAGAAAATGAAAGCAGTTCCTCTACTtaagtagaggtaaggtctgtctacatcttaacctcccccacacATCGTCGAGGTATTGAGACTCAAAACCCGCGAAAGACGGCACtaagcagtttctttctttcttttttaattgatataaaaggagGTATAATAGTTATTTTGAGAGTTGAgaaatttatgttataaataatattactaaGGGTATCATAGGTATATTGggtgaagatatttaaattagtgaataaataaaatgaatagtTCGAATAAATCAAGTTCtttcaaaaagttattatatattcaacctaaagttttattaataattcCCATCATTCTTCTcatttctatctttaaaaaaaaatcatggtcACATAATTTCTCAATAAAGAAACATACGTttcactttaatttaatttttggaattttgttcatgtttattcattatttgatattgaattattatgATAGTGTTattttttaactctttttatttattttgttgtcaATAGTAGGTTCACCATGACTTCTTTTACAAAAGATTTTATTcgtttaaatttattttgctcATTAACTTATTTTGctcattatttatatttttttgtaatttagaatatgacatatattttgttattttttatgaaatgaaaagaagataacgttggttCAAATTGAAGTTTTAAACTCAACACATGTTAATCATCATCTCATGCATGTATCATTGATAACAAGAATAGTACGGGAttataagaaataataatactaaCAGAAACCATCATACCAAACGGTGAGCATGAAAGTCAACTACGGGATTTTATTGAAAACGTGGGTGGCAATAGTTAACAAACGAATCCTCATTATTCTTTCTGGTAGGCAACTAAAGTTGGATTGTACATATTGTTATATACATTACATAgaggtatgtatataattaattaactgGCCATatatgttataacttataacttTCATCACAAGcattttaatatgtttataGAGAAAGATCAAAAAATGAAAGAGCACGATATATTTGCTCGCAGCTTTAATCAACAAGACCAAAAAAGATTTGGATATGGTGCATTATTTGGATGTTTCGTGGTCACATGGTACTTGTGTACGGTATTCAAGCCTTACTTCGGCCCCCTATATGTACGTAAGTACATACAACTTCTTACATGTTAACTCGCAAGACCGATAAATTTTTGGCCCAATATGGGTCCAACACGGGGAATATGTAATGTGTGTAGGTTTGTTTATctaattgttttatttgatctgatttttatggttttttcagTGAATTTAAGGTTAATGATGGTTGATGAACTAAAATTGGCGATGGTTACCGATATCACTAGCAACCCCAAACGGCCATGTAAGTTAATTTGATCATGTTAAATAAAGTATGTTTACACATGCAACAAATCTCTTTACTTCTAACACAAGTAGGCAACATAAAAATATGTGTAAGTACTTTATTGATGATTTTCATCTCCATATAAAAGCAAAATGATTTACAAGCAACAAAATTTCTAACACGCCTTGATGACTTGATACTCTAattgtaaaacaaattaaagttGGGTACATACATACAAATAAGGTTTTTAAAGTTGAACATATATGATAGTAATAAAACGATAAAAGTTTATTGCACTTCACGCAAATCtgaatgattttttttacttgtaTTTTGTGAATCTTCCTGCATCAGTTTTATTCATCTTGTTCAAGATTTAATAgtcaagatcttatcagatgtgttttttaatctaatacttattttacaacaACTAGATGTTGAAACAATGGAAACAAAGCTAATCTGCAAGACATGGAAAAGGAGATCAGATACCTGCGAGATGAAGGGCGATATAAGAATTCATGGGAATTCTTCAACTATTTTCGTTTCTAcaaaaaatgtcacaaatgcTTTGGTGACAATAAAACCTTATGCACGCAAAGGCGATGCAAGTGCAATGGAACATATTACAAATTTCACCATCAAGTCGGTCAAAGAACAAACCGAAGCAATGCCTAAATGCACCGAAAAACATGATGTACCAGCTATCGTTTTTTCGGTTGGTGGTTATAGCGGAAACAACTTTCATGCCTTTTCAGATATCATCATCCCTCTCTATGCAACTTCTCGGAAATTCAATGGAGAAGTGAAGTTTCTCACGACGAATAGAAATTCTCGATGGACTAGcaagtttcaaaatatattagatAAGTTATCAAGGTATGAAATCATTGATATTGATGTTGAAAATAAGGTACATTGCTTTCCAAGTATGATAGTAGGTCTAATAAAGGACGACCGAAAAGAGCTAAACACAGATGCAATGAAAAATTTC includes the following:
- the LOC122586675 gene encoding receptor-like protein EIX2, producing the protein METTFHFSFILLFLFVQTYGASSSNTMITASSNVTCIQRERQSLSVIRQGLLDESNQLSTWTGLECCEWWGVGCDRRTGHVVELDLRSTSSFWHGGKVSPFLLNLTHLRYLDLSMNYVFGQNIPGFFGSFKYLEYLDLSDSGFSGAVPPHLGNLSRLQSLDLSNNFDLMLNNDMLWVSLLSSLKHLDLSWITIGNHIDWLHPVNMLPSLLTLNLRSCDINIASIKVINFTSLNSLDLSLNDLNSTIPVWLSNLTRLKDLHLSENSFHGGIPDSIGNLSSLSTIDLSFNQLSGRIPPSLGGLSSLRYLYLEFTELNGSIPESIGLLTSLQELYLGNNKLSGSIPTSIGQLSNLYSLVLPRNQLNGSIPNSLGQLSNLRYLDLSWNQLSGVVSEIHFAKLYNLTKLALSGNSLITLNMSRHWIPPFQLEYLDLSSSWNMGPQFPNWLQTQTHLLILDLSNSRIRDTIPEWFHNISSHLQELDLSDNEIGGNLPLINTNNTGNNGLCGKPLPRNCKESNLLYTHVGDGESKDSLHGLSWFYTGMVSGFVIGFMGLTGSLHFIRIWRITYFEMIENVCSWLTISILVTLSRIKRKSF